From a region of the Balaenoptera ricei isolate mBalRic1 chromosome 11, mBalRic1.hap2, whole genome shotgun sequence genome:
- the GCLC gene encoding glutamate--cysteine ligase catalytic subunit isoform X3: protein MGLLSQGSPLSWEETQRHADHVRRHGILQFLHIYHAVKDRHKDVLKWGDEVEYMLVSFDHENKKAQLVLSGEELLETLQEKGERTNPNHPTLWRPEYGSYMIEGTPGQPYGGTMSEFNTVEDNMRKRRKEATSLLGENQALCTITSFPRLGCPGFTLPEFKPNPVEGGASKSLFFPDEAINKHPRFSTLTRNIRHRRGEKVVINIPIFQDKNTPCPFIETFPEDDEAAKASKPDHIYMDAMGFGMGNCCLQVTFQACSISEARYLYDQLATICPIVPLKNNHYRISKSRYDSIDSYLSECGEKYNDIDLTKDKEIYEQLLQEGIDHLLAQHVAHLFIRDPLTLFEEKIHLDDANESDHFENIQSTNWQTMRFKPPPPNSDIGWRVEFRPMEVQLTDFENSAYVVFVVLLTRVILSYKLDFLIPLSKVDENMKVAQKRDAVLQGLFYFRKDICKGGNAMVDGRGKTTGSTEPAAEEYALMTIDTIINGKEGVFPGLIPILNSYLENMEVDVDTRCSILNYLKLIKKRASGELMTVARWMREFIANHPDYKQDSVITDEMNYSLLLKCNQIANELCECPELLGPAFRKVKYSGSKTDSSN from the exons GTGGAATACATGTTGGTATCTTTtgatcatgaaaataaaaaagcccaACTGGTACTGTCTGGAGAGGAACTTCTTGAAACTCTGcaagaaaagggggaaaggacAAACCCAAA CCACCCTACCCTTTGGAGACCGGAGTATGGGAGCTACATGATCGAGGGGACACCTGGCCAGCCGTACGGAGGGACCATGTCTGAGTTCAACACGGTCGAGGACAACATGAGGAAGCGCCGCAAGGAAGCGACATCTCTACTGGGGGAAAACCAGGCCCTCTGCACAATCACTTCGTTTCCCAG ATTAGGCTGCCCTGGGTTCACGCTGCCCGAGTTCAAGCCCAACCCAGTGGAAGGAGGAGCTTCCAAGTCCCTCTTCTTTCCTGATGAAGCGATAAACAAGCACCCGCGCTTCAG TACCCTCACCAGGAACATCCGGCATAGAAGAGGAGAGAAGGTTGTCATCAACATCCCAA TATTTCAGGACAAGAATACACCATGTCCATTTATAGAAACATTTCCTGAGGATGATGAGGCAGCAAAGGCTTCTAAGCCCGACCACATTTACATGGATGCTATGGGCTTTGGGATGGGCAATTGCTGTCTGCAG GTAACGTTCCAAGCCTGCAGCATATCTGAGGCCAGATACCTTTATGATCAGTTGGCCACTATCTGCCCAATTGTC ccaCTGAAGAACAACCACTATAGGATCAGTAAGTCTCGATACGATTCAATAGACAGTTACTTATCCGAGTGCGGTGAGAAATACAATGACATCGACCTGACGAAAGACAAAGAAATCTATGAACAACTGTTGCAGGAAG GCATCGATCATCTCCTGGCCCAGCACGTGGCTCATCTCTTCATTAGAGACCCGCTGACTCTGTTTGAAGAGAAGATCCACCTGGACGATGCCAACGAGTCCGACCATTTTGAG AATATTCAGTCCACAAATTGGCAGACAATGCGATTTAAGCCTCCTCCTCCAAACTCCGACATTGGATGGAGAGTGGAATTCCGGCCCATGGAG GTTCAGTTGACAGACTTCGAGAACTCCGCGTACGTGGTGTTCGTGGTGCTGCTCACCAGGGTGATCCTTTCCTACAAACTGGACTTTCTCATCCCGCTGTCAAAG GTTGATGAGAACATGAAAGTAGCACAGAAGCGAGATGCCGTCCTGCAGGGAttgttttatttcagaaaagatatttgcaaag GTGGCAACGCCATGGTGGACGGCCGCGGCAAGACCACGGGCAGCACCGAGCCAGCGGCCGAGGAGTACGCACTCATGACCATTGACACCATCATCAACGGCAAG GAAGGTGTGTTCCCCGGGCTGATCCCCATCCTGAACTCTTACCTGGAAAACATGGAGGTGGATGTGGACACCAGATGCAGTATTCTGAACTACCTGAAGCTGATTAAGAAGAGAGCATCCG gagaatTAATGACAGTTGCCAGATGGATGAGGGAGTTTATCGCAAACCATCCAGACTACAAACAAGACAGTGTAATAACTGACGAGATGAACTATAGCCTTCTTTTAAAGTGTAACCAAATCGCAAATGAATTATGTGAATGCCCAGAGTTACTTGGACCAGCATTTAGGAAAGTAAAGTACAGTGGAAGTAAAACTGACTCTTCCAACTAG
- the GCLC gene encoding glutamate--cysteine ligase catalytic subunit isoform X2, with the protein MGLLSQGSPLSWEETQRHADHVRRHGILQFLHIYHAVKDRHKDVLKWGDEVEYMLVSFDHENKKAQLVLSGEELLETLQEKGERTNPNHPTLWRPEYGSYMIEGTPGQPYGGTMSEFNTVEDNMRKRRKEATSLLGENQALCTITSFPRLGCPGFTLPEFKPNPVEGGASKSLFFPDEAINKHPRFSTLTRNIRHRRGEKVVINIPIFQDKNTPCPFIETFPEDDEAAKASKPDHIYMDAMGFGMGNCCLQVTFQACSISEARYLYDQLATICPIVMALSAASPFYRGYVSDIDCRWGVISASVDDRTREERGLEPLKNNHYRISKSRYDSIDSYLSECGEKYNDIDLTKDKEIYEQLLQEGIDHLLAQHVAHLFIRDPLTLFEEKIHLDDANESDHFENIQSTNWQTMRFKPPPPNSDIGWRVEFRPMEVDENMKVAQKRDAVLQGLFYFRKDICKGGNAMVDGRGKTTGSTEPAAEEYALMTIDTIINGKEGVFPGLIPILNSYLENMEVDVDTRCSILNYLKLIKKRASGELMTVARWMREFIANHPDYKQDSVITDEMNYSLLLKCNQIANELCECPELLGPAFRKVKYSGSKTDSSN; encoded by the exons GTGGAATACATGTTGGTATCTTTtgatcatgaaaataaaaaagcccaACTGGTACTGTCTGGAGAGGAACTTCTTGAAACTCTGcaagaaaagggggaaaggacAAACCCAAA CCACCCTACCCTTTGGAGACCGGAGTATGGGAGCTACATGATCGAGGGGACACCTGGCCAGCCGTACGGAGGGACCATGTCTGAGTTCAACACGGTCGAGGACAACATGAGGAAGCGCCGCAAGGAAGCGACATCTCTACTGGGGGAAAACCAGGCCCTCTGCACAATCACTTCGTTTCCCAG ATTAGGCTGCCCTGGGTTCACGCTGCCCGAGTTCAAGCCCAACCCAGTGGAAGGAGGAGCTTCCAAGTCCCTCTTCTTTCCTGATGAAGCGATAAACAAGCACCCGCGCTTCAG TACCCTCACCAGGAACATCCGGCATAGAAGAGGAGAGAAGGTTGTCATCAACATCCCAA TATTTCAGGACAAGAATACACCATGTCCATTTATAGAAACATTTCCTGAGGATGATGAGGCAGCAAAGGCTTCTAAGCCCGACCACATTTACATGGATGCTATGGGCTTTGGGATGGGCAATTGCTGTCTGCAG GTAACGTTCCAAGCCTGCAGCATATCTGAGGCCAGATACCTTTATGATCAGTTGGCCACTATCTGCCCAATTGTC atgGCTTTGAGCGCTGCGTCTCCTTTTTACCGAGGCTATGTGTCAGACATTGATTGTCGCTGGGGCGTGATTTCTGCATCTGTAGATGATAGAACTCGGGAGGAGAGAGGACTGGAG ccaCTGAAGAACAACCACTATAGGATCAGTAAGTCTCGATACGATTCAATAGACAGTTACTTATCCGAGTGCGGTGAGAAATACAATGACATCGACCTGACGAAAGACAAAGAAATCTATGAACAACTGTTGCAGGAAG GCATCGATCATCTCCTGGCCCAGCACGTGGCTCATCTCTTCATTAGAGACCCGCTGACTCTGTTTGAAGAGAAGATCCACCTGGACGATGCCAACGAGTCCGACCATTTTGAG AATATTCAGTCCACAAATTGGCAGACAATGCGATTTAAGCCTCCTCCTCCAAACTCCGACATTGGATGGAGAGTGGAATTCCGGCCCATGGAG GTTGATGAGAACATGAAAGTAGCACAGAAGCGAGATGCCGTCCTGCAGGGAttgttttatttcagaaaagatatttgcaaag GTGGCAACGCCATGGTGGACGGCCGCGGCAAGACCACGGGCAGCACCGAGCCAGCGGCCGAGGAGTACGCACTCATGACCATTGACACCATCATCAACGGCAAG GAAGGTGTGTTCCCCGGGCTGATCCCCATCCTGAACTCTTACCTGGAAAACATGGAGGTGGATGTGGACACCAGATGCAGTATTCTGAACTACCTGAAGCTGATTAAGAAGAGAGCATCCG gagaatTAATGACAGTTGCCAGATGGATGAGGGAGTTTATCGCAAACCATCCAGACTACAAACAAGACAGTGTAATAACTGACGAGATGAACTATAGCCTTCTTTTAAAGTGTAACCAAATCGCAAATGAATTATGTGAATGCCCAGAGTTACTTGGACCAGCATTTAGGAAAGTAAAGTACAGTGGAAGTAAAACTGACTCTTCCAACTAG
- the GCLC gene encoding glutamate--cysteine ligase catalytic subunit isoform X1, whose protein sequence is MGLLSQGSPLSWEETQRHADHVRRHGILQFLHIYHAVKDRHKDVLKWGDEVEYMLVSFDHENKKAQLVLSGEELLETLQEKGERTNPNHPTLWRPEYGSYMIEGTPGQPYGGTMSEFNTVEDNMRKRRKEATSLLGENQALCTITSFPRLGCPGFTLPEFKPNPVEGGASKSLFFPDEAINKHPRFSTLTRNIRHRRGEKVVINIPIFQDKNTPCPFIETFPEDDEAAKASKPDHIYMDAMGFGMGNCCLQVTFQACSISEARYLYDQLATICPIVMALSAASPFYRGYVSDIDCRWGVISASVDDRTREERGLEPLKNNHYRISKSRYDSIDSYLSECGEKYNDIDLTKDKEIYEQLLQEGIDHLLAQHVAHLFIRDPLTLFEEKIHLDDANESDHFENIQSTNWQTMRFKPPPPNSDIGWRVEFRPMEVQLTDFENSAYVVFVVLLTRVILSYKLDFLIPLSKVDENMKVAQKRDAVLQGLFYFRKDICKGGNAMVDGRGKTTGSTEPAAEEYALMTIDTIINGKEGVFPGLIPILNSYLENMEVDVDTRCSILNYLKLIKKRASGELMTVARWMREFIANHPDYKQDSVITDEMNYSLLLKCNQIANELCECPELLGPAFRKVKYSGSKTDSSN, encoded by the exons GTGGAATACATGTTGGTATCTTTtgatcatgaaaataaaaaagcccaACTGGTACTGTCTGGAGAGGAACTTCTTGAAACTCTGcaagaaaagggggaaaggacAAACCCAAA CCACCCTACCCTTTGGAGACCGGAGTATGGGAGCTACATGATCGAGGGGACACCTGGCCAGCCGTACGGAGGGACCATGTCTGAGTTCAACACGGTCGAGGACAACATGAGGAAGCGCCGCAAGGAAGCGACATCTCTACTGGGGGAAAACCAGGCCCTCTGCACAATCACTTCGTTTCCCAG ATTAGGCTGCCCTGGGTTCACGCTGCCCGAGTTCAAGCCCAACCCAGTGGAAGGAGGAGCTTCCAAGTCCCTCTTCTTTCCTGATGAAGCGATAAACAAGCACCCGCGCTTCAG TACCCTCACCAGGAACATCCGGCATAGAAGAGGAGAGAAGGTTGTCATCAACATCCCAA TATTTCAGGACAAGAATACACCATGTCCATTTATAGAAACATTTCCTGAGGATGATGAGGCAGCAAAGGCTTCTAAGCCCGACCACATTTACATGGATGCTATGGGCTTTGGGATGGGCAATTGCTGTCTGCAG GTAACGTTCCAAGCCTGCAGCATATCTGAGGCCAGATACCTTTATGATCAGTTGGCCACTATCTGCCCAATTGTC atgGCTTTGAGCGCTGCGTCTCCTTTTTACCGAGGCTATGTGTCAGACATTGATTGTCGCTGGGGCGTGATTTCTGCATCTGTAGATGATAGAACTCGGGAGGAGAGAGGACTGGAG ccaCTGAAGAACAACCACTATAGGATCAGTAAGTCTCGATACGATTCAATAGACAGTTACTTATCCGAGTGCGGTGAGAAATACAATGACATCGACCTGACGAAAGACAAAGAAATCTATGAACAACTGTTGCAGGAAG GCATCGATCATCTCCTGGCCCAGCACGTGGCTCATCTCTTCATTAGAGACCCGCTGACTCTGTTTGAAGAGAAGATCCACCTGGACGATGCCAACGAGTCCGACCATTTTGAG AATATTCAGTCCACAAATTGGCAGACAATGCGATTTAAGCCTCCTCCTCCAAACTCCGACATTGGATGGAGAGTGGAATTCCGGCCCATGGAG GTTCAGTTGACAGACTTCGAGAACTCCGCGTACGTGGTGTTCGTGGTGCTGCTCACCAGGGTGATCCTTTCCTACAAACTGGACTTTCTCATCCCGCTGTCAAAG GTTGATGAGAACATGAAAGTAGCACAGAAGCGAGATGCCGTCCTGCAGGGAttgttttatttcagaaaagatatttgcaaag GTGGCAACGCCATGGTGGACGGCCGCGGCAAGACCACGGGCAGCACCGAGCCAGCGGCCGAGGAGTACGCACTCATGACCATTGACACCATCATCAACGGCAAG GAAGGTGTGTTCCCCGGGCTGATCCCCATCCTGAACTCTTACCTGGAAAACATGGAGGTGGATGTGGACACCAGATGCAGTATTCTGAACTACCTGAAGCTGATTAAGAAGAGAGCATCCG gagaatTAATGACAGTTGCCAGATGGATGAGGGAGTTTATCGCAAACCATCCAGACTACAAACAAGACAGTGTAATAACTGACGAGATGAACTATAGCCTTCTTTTAAAGTGTAACCAAATCGCAAATGAATTATGTGAATGCCCAGAGTTACTTGGACCAGCATTTAGGAAAGTAAAGTACAGTGGAAGTAAAACTGACTCTTCCAACTAG